One Brassica napus cultivar Da-Ae chromosome C2, Da-Ae, whole genome shotgun sequence DNA window includes the following coding sequences:
- the LOC106422600 gene encoding probable WRKY transcription factor 26 isoform X1 — MASFNQQRSVPKFKSATPSPLPLSSYFSMPPGLTQADLLDSPLLFTSSNVLPSPTTGTFPLESLNWKNNGLLTNRNEIKAEDGKEEHFDFAFTTIQTSPPLFLSHFQTEDQRSTQVDVPKFESSGNKTSEDGYNWRKYGQKQVKGSENPRSYFRCTYPNCLTKKKVETSLVKGHVTEIVYKGSHNHPKPQFTKRSASTAATNDVSSHQSGGEDNVDAKRGKREEAVKEPRVVVQTTSDIDILDDGYRWRKYGQKVVKGNPNPRSYYKCTFTGCCVRKQVERAFHDAKSVITTYEGKHNHQIPNPKKTSHLNMISDCVSF, encoded by the exons ATGGCCTCTTTCAACCAGCAAAGATCTGTTCCTAAGTTCAAGTCAGCAACACcgtctccacttcctctctctTCCTACTTCTCTATGCCTCCTGGTCTTACTCAAGCCGACCTTCTTgactctcctcttctcttcacttcCTCTAAC GTTTTGCCATCTCCAACGACAGGCACGTTTCCTTTGGAATCTCTGAACTGGAAGAACAACGGTTTGCTTACCAACCGGAATGAAATCAAAGCTGAAGATGGGAAGGAGGAGCACTTTGATTTTGCCTTCACTACCATCCAGACATCTCCTCCTTTGTTCCTATCTCATTTTCAGACAGAAGATCAGCGTTCAACCCAAGTGGATGTACCCAAATTTGAGTCATCAGGTAACAAAACCTCTGAAGATGGATACAACTGGAGAAAATACGGACAGAAGCAAGTCAAAGGAAGCGAAAACCCTAGGAGTTACTTCAGATGCACGTATCCAAACTGCCTCACAAAGAAGAAAGTAGAGACTTCTCTTGTGAAGGGTCATGTCACTGAGATTGTCTATAAAGGAAGCCACAATCATCCCAAACCTCAGTTCACTAAGAGGTCAGCTTCCACTGCAGCAACAAATGACGTCAGTTCTCATCAGAGTGGTGGTGAAGATAACGTAGATGCCAAAAGAGG GAAAAGAGAAGAGGCTGTGAAGGAGCCAAGAGTGGTAGTTCAGACAACAAGTGATATAGACATTCTTGACGATGGTTATAGATGGAGAAAGTATGGTCAGAAAGTCGTTAAAGGCAATCCAAATCCaag GAGCTATTACAAGTGCACCTTCACAGGATGTTGCGTAAGGAAGCAAGTGGAGAGAGCATTCCACGACGCAAAGTCAGTGATCACTACTTACGAAGGAAAGCATAACCACCAAATCCCAAACCCAAAGAAGACGTCACACCTCAACATGATCTCAGACTGTGTcagcttttag
- the LOC106422600 gene encoding probable WRKY transcription factor 26 — protein sequence MASFNQQRSVPKFKSATPSPLPLSSYFSMPPGLTQADLLDSPLLFTSSNVLPSPTTGTFPLESLNWKNNGLLTNRNEIKAEDGKEEHFDFAFTTIQTSPPLFLSHFQTEDQRSTQVDVPKFESSGNKTSEDGYNWRKYGQKQVKGSENPRSYFRCTYPNCLTKKKVETSLVKGHVTEIVYKGSHNHPKPQFTKRSASTAATNDVSSHQSGGEDNVDAKRGKREEAVKEPRVVVQTTSDIDILDDGYRWRKYGQKVVKGNPNPRFCFFFCSQLQLQGGAYLPKTCDARRSYYKCTFTGCCVRKQVERAFHDAKSVITTYEGKHNHQIPNPKKTSHLNMISDCVSF from the exons ATGGCCTCTTTCAACCAGCAAAGATCTGTTCCTAAGTTCAAGTCAGCAACACcgtctccacttcctctctctTCCTACTTCTCTATGCCTCCTGGTCTTACTCAAGCCGACCTTCTTgactctcctcttctcttcacttcCTCTAAC GTTTTGCCATCTCCAACGACAGGCACGTTTCCTTTGGAATCTCTGAACTGGAAGAACAACGGTTTGCTTACCAACCGGAATGAAATCAAAGCTGAAGATGGGAAGGAGGAGCACTTTGATTTTGCCTTCACTACCATCCAGACATCTCCTCCTTTGTTCCTATCTCATTTTCAGACAGAAGATCAGCGTTCAACCCAAGTGGATGTACCCAAATTTGAGTCATCAGGTAACAAAACCTCTGAAGATGGATACAACTGGAGAAAATACGGACAGAAGCAAGTCAAAGGAAGCGAAAACCCTAGGAGTTACTTCAGATGCACGTATCCAAACTGCCTCACAAAGAAGAAAGTAGAGACTTCTCTTGTGAAGGGTCATGTCACTGAGATTGTCTATAAAGGAAGCCACAATCATCCCAAACCTCAGTTCACTAAGAGGTCAGCTTCCACTGCAGCAACAAATGACGTCAGTTCTCATCAGAGTGGTGGTGAAGATAACGTAGATGCCAAAAGAGG GAAAAGAGAAGAGGCTGTGAAGGAGCCAAGAGTGGTAGTTCAGACAACAAGTGATATAGACATTCTTGACGATGGTTATAGATGGAGAAAGTATGGTCAGAAAGTCGTTAAAGGCAATCCAAATCCaaggttttgtttctttttttgttctcaACTTCAGTTACAAGGAGGCGCTTATTTACCTAAAACGTGTGATGCACGCAGGAGCTATTACAAGTGCACCTTCACAGGATGTTGCGTAAGGAAGCAAGTGGAGAGAGCATTCCACGACGCAAAGTCAGTGATCACTACTTACGAAGGAAAGCATAACCACCAAATCCCAAACCCAAAGAAGACGTCACACCTCAACATGATCTCAGACTGTGTcagcttttag
- the LOC106422618 gene encoding gibberellin 20 oxidase 3, giving the protein MAMGCITALPQRFSENKTKEDPSIFDANFLNQQSNHIPQQFVWPDHEKPSSDVQPLQVPLIDLDGFLSGDPFLVSEATRLVSEASKKHGFFLVTNHGVDDTLLSRAHLSMDSFFKAPASEKQKAKRTWGESSGYASSFVGRYSSKLPWKETLSFKFSPEEKCHSQNIKDFVSEKMGDEYEDFGKVYQEYAEAMNILSLKIMELLGMSLGIERGHFRDFFEDSESILRLNYYPQCKQPELALGTGPHCDPTSLTILHQDQVDGLQVFVDNKWQSIPPNPQSVVVNIGDTFMALTNGIYKSCLHRAVVNSEKARKTFAFFLCPKGDKIVKPPEELVRMMSGEREYPDFTWSMFLEFTQKHYRSDMNTLEEFSNWLKNRRSF; this is encoded by the exons ATGGCAATGGGATGCATCACAGCTCTCCCTCAAAGATTCagtgaaaacaaaaccaaagagGATCCTTCAATCTTCGATGCAAATTTCCTGAACCAGCAGTCTAACCACATACCTCAACAGTTCGTATGGCCCGACCACGAGAAACCTTCCTCGGATGTTCAACCTCTCCAAGTCCCTCTCATAGACCTCGACGGTTTCCTCTCTGGTGACCCGTTCTTAGTCTCGGAGGCTACTAGACTCGTCTCTGAGGCTTCAAAGAAACATGGTTTCTTCCTAGTCACTAACCATGGCGTCGATGACACGCTCTTGTCTCGTGCCCATCTATCCATGGACTCTTTCTTTAAGGCACCCGCTTCTGAGAAACAGAAGGCCAAGAGGACGTGGGGCGAGAGCTCCGGTTACGCTAGTAGCTTCGTTGGGAGATACTCCTCTAAGCTCCCGTGGAAGGAAACGCTGTCGTTTAAGTTCTCTCCCGAGGAGAAGTGCCATTCCCAAAACATCAAAGACTTTGTTTCTGAAAAAATGGGAGATGAATATGAAGATTTCGG AAAGGTTTATCAAGAATACGCTGAGGCCATGAACATTCTCTCACTAAAGATCATGGAGCTTCTTGGAATGAGTCTTGGGATCGAGAGGGGACATTTTAGAGACTTTTTTGAAGACAGCGAGTCGATATTACGGTTGAATTACTACCCGCAGTGCAAGCAACCGGAGCTTGCATTAGGGACAGGACCTCACTGCGACCCAACATCTCTAACAATACTTCATCAAGACCAAGTCGATGGTCTTCAAGTTTTCGTGGACAACAAATGGCAATCCATTCCTCCTAACCCTCAATCAGTCGTGGTCAATATAGGCGACACCTTCATG GCTTTAACGAATGGTATATACAAGAGTTGTTTACATCGAGCGGTGGTGAACAGCGAGAAGGCTAGGAAGACGTTTGCATTCTTCCTATGCCCGAAAGGAGACAAAATAGTGAAGCCACCAGAAGAACTAGTAAGAATGATGTCTGGTGAAAGAGAGTATCCTGATTTTACATGGTCTATGTTTCTTGAGTTCACACAAAAGCATTATAGATCAGACATGAACACTCTTGAAGAGTTCTCAAATTGGCTTAAGAACAGAAGAAGTTTCTAA
- the LOC106400411 gene encoding putative two-component response regulator ARR21 isoform X2 produces the protein MTFAQSLNNQSSVLRINIMVVDDDPVSREIVSRMLERSKYRDPSMEITVIAVRDAREALSTLKIQRNNIDLIVTDYYMPGMNGLQLKQQITRQFGNFPVIVMSSDTNKEQESLACGSVCFLPKPIKPTDLPKIYQVAFTYKRKGKSISRTEHNHMDTNVSIPQQIQLLPEQANVSKTKKNKKFSSKSDSRSVNSFNGSCDSTDGSRKNRKRKSNGDFGDDDESLPQPSKKSKLSWSDYLHDLFLQAIHHIGLDKAVPKKILEFMDVSYLTRENVASHLQKYRNFLRKVAENSGMLHGRGMEPYHSNYTTSSSWYDTGLNNKSSYSKPRHGLGQSRLLSNTCEPVRFNQMPYNHMNRLSTYEPHRTGSNLTMPIKSNLSFSTQPLQNEGSRSFLEPTVTANKTGQTSQVLGFGQHGMSAINGNNFNDNTMSSYASSTSNQPRINSHGSSTPNQPGLRSYGCSISNQPGMSSYASVSPNQLGMSSYGSLTPYQRGMSSLGSFTPTQPGMSSHRSLTPTQQGMSSYGSLSPSQPGVSTQPGMSSKGSLTPTQRGMSSYGSLTSYQPALSTHGSLFPNQPGISSHTSLPPTQPGMSSFGSLTTNHSGMSSYESLTPTQPGPSNISYGLLLNNENTAYKPQPHASTTIQLDNLSMYDDLGNINEIPCDLSNFDFDHDKQQEEAVSANKFEIPANLETELNQTSSLEEDGDWTFLNISQGHFNEKTSNTFAAPETNDPTFNKNPNHAQEQDVPDFDWSLLDLENLANENDFMDSMFTNDNSMFTNDMN, from the exons ATGACTTTTGCccaatctctcaacaaccaaaGCTCTGTCTTGAGAATCAATATTATGGTTGTTGATGATGATCCTGTCTCCCGTGAAATTGTGTCACGCATGCTTGAAAGATCCAAATACAGAG ATCCATCTATGGAGATCACAGTTATAGCTGTAAGAGACGCAAGGGAAGCATTGTCTACTCTTAAAATCCAAAGAAACAACATCGATCTTATAGTCACAGACTATTACATGCCTGGCATGAATGGTCTACAACTCAAACAACAAATCACTCGACAATTTGGCAACTTTCCGGTCATag ttATGTCATCGGACACCAACAAAGAACAAGAGAGTTTAGCTTGTGGATCGGTGTGTTTCCTTCCAAAACCCATCAAACCGACTGACCTACCAAAGATCTACCAAGTTGCTTTTACTTATAAGAGGAAGGGTAAGTCCATATCAAGGACCGAGCACAACCACATGGATACAAATGTTAGCATCCCTCAGCAAATCCAGTTGCTTCCTGAACAAGCTAATGTCTCAAAGaccaagaagaacaagaagttctCATCTAAATCAGATTCACGATCTGTGAACAGTTTCAATGGAAGTTGTGATAGTACAGATGGTTCACGAAAAAAtcgaaaaagaaaatcaaacggtgattttggtgatgatgatgagtcTTTGCCGCAGCCTTCCAAGAAGAGTAAGCTTTCGTGGTCGGACTACCTTCATGACCTTTTCTTACAAGCTATCCACCATATTGGTCTTGAca AGGCTGTGccaaagaaaattttagagtTCATGGACGTATCATACTTGACAAGAGAGAACGTTGCCAGCCATTTACAG AAATATCGAAATTTTTTGAGGAAAGTCGCGGAAAATTCAGGCATGTTGCATGGAAGAGGCATGGAGCCGTACCATAGTAACTACACAACCTCTTCTTCTTGGTACGACACAGGTCTTAACAACAAATCTAGCTATTCCAAACCTAGACACGGTCTTGGACAGTCTAGGCTCTTATCCAACACATGTGAACCTGTCCGCTTCAACCAGATGCCTTACAACCACATGAACCGGTTATCTACCTATGAGCCGCACCGTACTGGATCAAACTTGACCATGCCCATCAAAAGCAACCTCAGTTTTTCAACGCAGCCATTGCAAAACGAAGGAAGTAGAAGCTTTCTTGAACCAACCGTGACGGCGAACAAAACTGGCCAAACATCTCAAGTTCTCGGGTTTGGACAACATGGAATGTCGGCTATAAATGGAAATAATTTCAACGACAACACGATGAGCAGCTATGCAAGTTCAACTTCTAATCAACCAAGAATTAACAGCCATGGAAGTTCGACTCCTAATCAACCAGGATTGAGGAGCTATGGATGTTCGATATCTAATCAACCAGGAATGAGTAGCTATGCAAGTGTATCTCCTAATCAACTAGGAATGAGCAGCTATGGAAGCTTAACTCCTTATCAACGAGGAATGAGCAGCCTTGGAAGCTTTACTCCTACTCAACCAGGAATGAGTAGCCATAGAAGCTTGACGCCTACTCAACAAGGAATGAGTAGCTATGGGAGTTTATCTCCTAGTCAACCAGGAGTGAGTACTCAACCAGGAATGAGCAGCAAGGGAAGCTTGACTCCTACTCAACGAGGAATGAGTAGCTATGGGAGTTTAACTTCTTATCAACCAGCATTGAGCACCCATGGAAGTTTATTTCCTAATCAACCAGGAATAAGCAGCCACACAAGCTTACCTCCTACTCAACCAGGAATGAGTAGCTTTGGAAGTTTAACAACTAATCATTCAGGAATGAGTAGCTACGAAAGTTTAACTCCTACTCAACCGGGGCCTAGCAATATCTCATACGGATTGCTCTTAAACAATGAAAACACTGCATATAAGCCTCAACCACATGCCTCTACAACTATACAACTGGATAATCTCAGCATGTATGATGACCTCGGCAATATTAACGAGATTCCTTGCGATTTAAGTAACTTTGACTTCGATCATGACAAG CAACAAGAAGAAGCAGTATCTGCCAACAAATTTGAGATCCCTGCAAATCTTGAGACTGAACTGAATCAGACTTCCTCtcttgaagaagatggtgactGGACCTTTCTGAACATAAGTCAG GgtcattttaatgaaaaaacatcaaacacttTTGCTGCTCCGGAGACGAATGATCCAACTTTCAACAAAAACCCTAATCATGCTCAG GAACAAGATGTTCCAGATTTTGATTGGTCGTTGTTGGATTTAGAG AACTTGGCTAATGAGAACGACTTCATGGACTCAATGTTCACCAATGACAACTCAATGTTCACCAATGACATGAATTGA
- the LOC106400411 gene encoding putative two-component response regulator ARR21 isoform X1 encodes MTFAQSLNNQSSVLRINIMVVDDDPVSREIVSRMLERSKYRDPSMEITVIAVRDAREALSTLKIQRNNIDLIVTDYYMPGMNGLQLKQQITRQFGNFPVIVMSSDTNKEQESLACGSVCFLPKPIKPTDLPKIYQVAFTYKRKGKSISRTEHNHMDTNVSIPQQIQLLPEQANVSKTKKNKKFSSKSDSRSVNSFNGSCDSTDGSRKNRKRKSNGDFGDDDESLPQPSKKSKLSWSDYLHDLFLQAIHHIGLDSKCFDFFFNYNVFIQYAIYCLFSYIFLQTCFFAELESSKEAVPKKILEFMDVSYLTRENVASHLQKYRNFLRKVAENSGMLHGRGMEPYHSNYTTSSSWYDTGLNNKSSYSKPRHGLGQSRLLSNTCEPVRFNQMPYNHMNRLSTYEPHRTGSNLTMPIKSNLSFSTQPLQNEGSRSFLEPTVTANKTGQTSQVLGFGQHGMSAINGNNFNDNTMSSYASSTSNQPRINSHGSSTPNQPGLRSYGCSISNQPGMSSYASVSPNQLGMSSYGSLTPYQRGMSSLGSFTPTQPGMSSHRSLTPTQQGMSSYGSLSPSQPGVSTQPGMSSKGSLTPTQRGMSSYGSLTSYQPALSTHGSLFPNQPGISSHTSLPPTQPGMSSFGSLTTNHSGMSSYESLTPTQPGPSNISYGLLLNNENTAYKPQPHASTTIQLDNLSMYDDLGNINEIPCDLSNFDFDHDKQQEEAVSANKFEIPANLETELNQTSSLEEDGDWTFLNISQGHFNEKTSNTFAAPETNDPTFNKNPNHAQEQDVPDFDWSLLDLENLANENDFMDSMFTNDNSMFTNDMN; translated from the exons ATGACTTTTGCccaatctctcaacaaccaaaGCTCTGTCTTGAGAATCAATATTATGGTTGTTGATGATGATCCTGTCTCCCGTGAAATTGTGTCACGCATGCTTGAAAGATCCAAATACAGAG ATCCATCTATGGAGATCACAGTTATAGCTGTAAGAGACGCAAGGGAAGCATTGTCTACTCTTAAAATCCAAAGAAACAACATCGATCTTATAGTCACAGACTATTACATGCCTGGCATGAATGGTCTACAACTCAAACAACAAATCACTCGACAATTTGGCAACTTTCCGGTCATag ttATGTCATCGGACACCAACAAAGAACAAGAGAGTTTAGCTTGTGGATCGGTGTGTTTCCTTCCAAAACCCATCAAACCGACTGACCTACCAAAGATCTACCAAGTTGCTTTTACTTATAAGAGGAAGGGTAAGTCCATATCAAGGACCGAGCACAACCACATGGATACAAATGTTAGCATCCCTCAGCAAATCCAGTTGCTTCCTGAACAAGCTAATGTCTCAAAGaccaagaagaacaagaagttctCATCTAAATCAGATTCACGATCTGTGAACAGTTTCAATGGAAGTTGTGATAGTACAGATGGTTCACGAAAAAAtcgaaaaagaaaatcaaacggtgattttggtgatgatgatgagtcTTTGCCGCAGCCTTCCAAGAAGAGTAAGCTTTCGTGGTCGGACTACCTTCATGACCTTTTCTTACAAGCTATCCACCATATTGGTCTTGAcagtaagtgttttgattttttttttaattataacgtATTTATACAATACGCAATATACTGtttattttcttacattttCTTACAAACTTGTTTCTTTGCTGAACTTGAATCTTCCAAAGAGGCTGTGccaaagaaaattttagagtTCATGGACGTATCATACTTGACAAGAGAGAACGTTGCCAGCCATTTACAG AAATATCGAAATTTTTTGAGGAAAGTCGCGGAAAATTCAGGCATGTTGCATGGAAGAGGCATGGAGCCGTACCATAGTAACTACACAACCTCTTCTTCTTGGTACGACACAGGTCTTAACAACAAATCTAGCTATTCCAAACCTAGACACGGTCTTGGACAGTCTAGGCTCTTATCCAACACATGTGAACCTGTCCGCTTCAACCAGATGCCTTACAACCACATGAACCGGTTATCTACCTATGAGCCGCACCGTACTGGATCAAACTTGACCATGCCCATCAAAAGCAACCTCAGTTTTTCAACGCAGCCATTGCAAAACGAAGGAAGTAGAAGCTTTCTTGAACCAACCGTGACGGCGAACAAAACTGGCCAAACATCTCAAGTTCTCGGGTTTGGACAACATGGAATGTCGGCTATAAATGGAAATAATTTCAACGACAACACGATGAGCAGCTATGCAAGTTCAACTTCTAATCAACCAAGAATTAACAGCCATGGAAGTTCGACTCCTAATCAACCAGGATTGAGGAGCTATGGATGTTCGATATCTAATCAACCAGGAATGAGTAGCTATGCAAGTGTATCTCCTAATCAACTAGGAATGAGCAGCTATGGAAGCTTAACTCCTTATCAACGAGGAATGAGCAGCCTTGGAAGCTTTACTCCTACTCAACCAGGAATGAGTAGCCATAGAAGCTTGACGCCTACTCAACAAGGAATGAGTAGCTATGGGAGTTTATCTCCTAGTCAACCAGGAGTGAGTACTCAACCAGGAATGAGCAGCAAGGGAAGCTTGACTCCTACTCAACGAGGAATGAGTAGCTATGGGAGTTTAACTTCTTATCAACCAGCATTGAGCACCCATGGAAGTTTATTTCCTAATCAACCAGGAATAAGCAGCCACACAAGCTTACCTCCTACTCAACCAGGAATGAGTAGCTTTGGAAGTTTAACAACTAATCATTCAGGAATGAGTAGCTACGAAAGTTTAACTCCTACTCAACCGGGGCCTAGCAATATCTCATACGGATTGCTCTTAAACAATGAAAACACTGCATATAAGCCTCAACCACATGCCTCTACAACTATACAACTGGATAATCTCAGCATGTATGATGACCTCGGCAATATTAACGAGATTCCTTGCGATTTAAGTAACTTTGACTTCGATCATGACAAG CAACAAGAAGAAGCAGTATCTGCCAACAAATTTGAGATCCCTGCAAATCTTGAGACTGAACTGAATCAGACTTCCTCtcttgaagaagatggtgactGGACCTTTCTGAACATAAGTCAG GgtcattttaatgaaaaaacatcaaacacttTTGCTGCTCCGGAGACGAATGATCCAACTTTCAACAAAAACCCTAATCATGCTCAG GAACAAGATGTTCCAGATTTTGATTGGTCGTTGTTGGATTTAGAG AACTTGGCTAATGAGAACGACTTCATGGACTCAATGTTCACCAATGACAACTCAATGTTCACCAATGACATGAATTGA
- the LOC125581377 gene encoding uncharacterized protein LOC125581377 has translation MSGYNYMFGEADEITRRIEGNRRRHDRNDDTPPLVSPEHWSDNIYPTMNHYQPQGQATMSVTFNSIPGEHHQFQHQPTIRRQFCWRCFMSLIISWLMSFFVPTNRPRPIRRPLPSNTPPPSTSGLSSSAERSRDRPSQHSRDEMFILPTSQEIIQRSVVPERISSGIGLTERQISQLPTIKFQPSIEDKKCLICQSDYVRGEKMIILPCTHKYHEDCIRPWLKSSKASIDFSVLFLDYLHQDLLSALMQLSLFLLSLTCAGLLRLPKASGSIKLASINKRTSKFDINLFFLFVYLSFYKIFNSILKKYLEVCHVKGRVLQ, from the exons ATGAGTGGATACAATTACATGTTCGGTGAAGCTGATGAAATCACCAGGAGAATCGAGGGAAATCGCAGACGACATGATAGAAACGATGATACTCCACCGCTCGTATCACCGGAGCATTGGTCTGACAACATTTATCCTACGATGAATCATTATCAGCCTCAGGGCCAAGCTACCATGTCTGTAACCTTTAATTCCATTCCAGGGGAACATCATCAGTTTCAACATCAACCTACCATCCGAAGACAATTCTGCTGGAGATGTTTTATGTCGTTGATAATATCGTGGTTGATGAGTTTTTTTGTACCAACAAATAGGCCGAGACCAATACGCAGGCCTTTGCCCTCTAACACCCCTCCTCCTTCAACCTCAGGTTTATCATCTTCTGCAG AACGCTCAAGGGATCGACCTAGCCAACATTCACGCGAT GAAATGTTCATCCTTCCTACGTCACAGGAAATAATCCAACGGAGTGTAGTGCCTGAAAGAATTTCAAGTGGTATAGGATTAACAGAGAGACAAATTTCTCAATTACCTACCATCAAGTTTCAACCTTCTATAGAAGATAAAAA GTGTCTGATATGCCAGTCAGATTATGTTCGTGGAGagaaaatgataattttaccCTGTACTCACAAGTACCATGAAGATTGCATTCGTCCCTGGCTCAAAAGCAGTAAGGCTAGTATCGACTTTTCTGTCCTTTTCTTGGATTACTTGCATCAAGATTTACTATCAGCTCTGATGCAGTTATCCCTTTTTCTTTTATCTCTCACTTGTGCAGGTTTGCTGCGTTTGCCAAAGGCAAGTGGTTCTATCAAGCTAGCTTCGATCAACAAAAGAACCAGCAAATTTGacattaatctattttttctctttgtatatctttctttttataaaattttcaactcaattttaaagaaatatttagaaGTTTGTCATGTGAAAGGAAGAGTATTGCAGTAA